One window of Hymenobacter sp. BRD128 genomic DNA carries:
- a CDS encoding alpha-amylase family glycosyl hydrolase: protein MKNLMLAASLLAVSAFTLPVAQDPNTTTEIPQDNKLVIYQLLPRLFGNKVALNKPYGTVLENGCGKFNDINDLALTKIKEMGASHVWYTGVLEHATMTSYPQSGLLADDADVVKGRAGSPYAVKDYYDVAPDLAVDKKARMAEFEALVARTHAHGLKVLMDFIPNHVARSYHSDAKPAGVVDLGAQDDKTKAFAPNNNFYYLPGEHFTVPAGYDPLGPLKGPGEDGKYNEFPAKATGNDVFSAAPSVNDWFETIKLNYGVDYQHGRKTYFEPIPDTWKKMRDILVFWAKKDVDGFRCDMAEMVPVEFWAWVIPELKKGKPGLIFIGEAYNPKEYATYFNKGHFDFLYDKVGLYDGLRRLMRQEGNMDDITHVWKEESNGFSSKMLRFLENHDEQRIASKEFAGDPRRAIPAMTVSATLATGPIMLYMGQEVGEPALGSEGFSGEDGRTTIFDYWGVPEHQKWLNQGKMDGAKLSAEQKQLRDFYKRLLTLAGSSEAIRKGQFYELQDANNLSKEYDQRQLYCFLRYTKGQQVLVVVNFSDTKTYRPTLLIPEAVLQRMGLPTQRTFTYRDLLNGGEPLASLSKLTLAPLSALVLEIKPQ from the coding sequence ATGAAAAACCTGATGCTGGCGGCCAGCTTGCTGGCCGTATCCGCTTTTACCTTGCCCGTGGCCCAAGACCCCAACACGACTACCGAGATTCCGCAGGATAACAAGCTCGTTATCTACCAGTTGCTACCGCGCTTGTTTGGCAATAAGGTGGCCCTGAACAAGCCCTACGGCACGGTGCTCGAAAATGGCTGCGGCAAGTTTAACGACATCAATGACCTGGCCCTGACCAAAATCAAGGAGATGGGTGCGTCGCACGTGTGGTACACCGGCGTGCTGGAGCACGCCACCATGACCAGCTACCCGCAGTCGGGCCTGCTCGCCGACGATGCCGACGTGGTGAAGGGCCGCGCCGGCTCGCCCTACGCCGTGAAGGACTACTACGACGTGGCTCCCGACCTGGCCGTGGACAAAAAGGCCCGCATGGCCGAGTTTGAGGCCCTCGTGGCGCGCACCCACGCCCACGGCCTAAAGGTGCTGATGGACTTCATCCCCAACCACGTGGCCCGCTCGTACCACTCCGACGCCAAGCCGGCCGGCGTGGTAGACCTGGGCGCGCAGGATGACAAGACCAAGGCCTTTGCGCCCAACAACAATTTTTATTACCTGCCCGGCGAGCACTTTACGGTGCCCGCCGGCTACGACCCGCTCGGGCCGTTGAAGGGGCCCGGCGAGGATGGCAAGTACAACGAGTTTCCGGCCAAGGCCACCGGCAACGACGTGTTTTCGGCCGCCCCGAGCGTGAACGACTGGTTTGAAACCATCAAGCTCAACTACGGCGTCGATTACCAGCACGGGCGCAAAACGTATTTCGAGCCCATTCCGGATACGTGGAAGAAGATGCGCGACATCCTCGTATTCTGGGCCAAGAAAGACGTGGACGGCTTTCGCTGCGACATGGCCGAGATGGTGCCCGTCGAGTTCTGGGCCTGGGTTATTCCGGAACTGAAAAAGGGGAAGCCCGGCCTTATTTTCATCGGTGAAGCCTACAATCCAAAGGAATACGCCACGTATTTCAACAAGGGTCACTTCGACTTTCTCTACGACAAGGTAGGCCTCTACGACGGGCTGCGCCGCCTCATGCGCCAGGAAGGCAACATGGATGACATCACCCACGTGTGGAAAGAAGAAAGCAACGGCTTCAGCTCCAAGATGCTGCGCTTTCTGGAAAACCACGACGAGCAGCGCATTGCCTCTAAGGAATTTGCCGGCGACCCGCGCCGCGCCATTCCGGCCATGACGGTGAGCGCCACCCTAGCCACCGGGCCCATCATGCTCTACATGGGCCAGGAGGTGGGCGAGCCCGCGCTGGGCAGCGAAGGCTTTTCGGGCGAGGATGGCCGCACGACCATTTTCGACTACTGGGGCGTGCCCGAGCACCAGAAGTGGCTGAACCAGGGCAAGATGGACGGCGCCAAGCTCAGCGCCGAGCAAAAGCAGCTGCGCGACTTTTACAAGCGCCTGCTAACCCTGGCGGGCAGCAGCGAGGCCATCCGTAAGGGTCAGTTTTATGAGTTGCAGGATGCCAACAATCTCAGCAAGGAATACGACCAGCGCCAGCTGTACTGCTTTTTGCGCTACACCAAGGGCCAGCAGGTGCTGGTGGTCGTCAACTTTAGCGATACCAAAACCTACCGCCCCACCCTGCTCATTCCGGAGGCCGTGTTGCAGCGCATGGGCCTGCCTACCCAGCGCACTTTCACCTACCGCGACCTGCTCAACGGCGGCGAGCCGCTGGCTAGCCTCAGCAAGCTCACACTGGCACCGCTCAGTGCCCTGGTTTTAGAAATTAAGCCGCAATAG
- a CDS encoding MFS transporter, translating to MAGSAIIDNPSALRVKPRLSFWQIWNMSFGFLGIQFGFALQNGNMSRIFETMGAKEDQLAFLWLAAPTTGLLIQPIIGYLSDRTWSPRWGRRRPFFLVGALCASLALLVMPHVSALWMAAGMLWIMDSSINISMEPFRALVGDMLPSNQRTTGFGAQTFFIGIGAVVGSLLPYIFTNWLHFSNVAPAGEISPSLKYAFYTGGIVYFLAVLWTVIRTREYPPENLAEFEAEKARTAGFWHGIQESFAGIADMPRTMRQLAVVQFFSWLALFSMWIYATPAITSHIYHTSDTTSKIYNEGADWVNVCFSVYNGISALAALALPVIARATSRRVTHLLCLTAGGLGLISIYFIQNPQLLLLSMVGVGVAWASILSIPYAMLAGALPSNKMGYYMGVFNFFIVLPQMLASVTLGFFTKHLFHNDSSLTLVLGGGSMILSGLLTLRVHDADDIRLPNNMTPAENLAYDVLASSNPNV from the coding sequence ATGGCCGGTAGTGCTATCATCGACAACCCCTCGGCGCTGCGCGTGAAGCCCCGCCTGAGCTTCTGGCAAATCTGGAACATGAGCTTCGGCTTTCTGGGCATCCAGTTTGGCTTTGCCCTCCAGAATGGCAATATGAGCCGCATCTTCGAAACGATGGGTGCCAAAGAAGACCAGCTAGCCTTTCTGTGGCTGGCGGCGCCCACCACCGGCCTGCTCATTCAGCCCATTATCGGCTACCTCTCCGACCGCACCTGGAGCCCGCGCTGGGGCCGGCGGCGACCATTTTTCCTGGTGGGCGCGCTGTGCGCCTCGCTAGCCCTGCTGGTGATGCCCCACGTATCGGCCCTCTGGATGGCGGCCGGCATGCTCTGGATTATGGATTCGAGCATCAACATCTCGATGGAGCCGTTTCGGGCACTGGTCGGCGATATGCTGCCCAGCAACCAGCGCACCACGGGCTTCGGCGCCCAAACGTTCTTTATCGGCATCGGGGCCGTGGTGGGGTCGCTATTACCTTATATTTTCACCAACTGGCTGCACTTCAGTAATGTGGCGCCGGCCGGCGAGATTTCGCCTTCGCTGAAATACGCCTTTTATACCGGCGGCATTGTGTATTTTCTGGCGGTGCTCTGGACGGTTATCCGGACCCGCGAATACCCGCCCGAAAACCTGGCTGAGTTTGAAGCTGAGAAGGCTCGCACCGCCGGCTTCTGGCACGGCATCCAGGAGTCGTTTGCGGGCATTGCCGACATGCCCCGCACTATGCGGCAGCTGGCGGTGGTGCAGTTTTTTAGCTGGCTAGCCCTGTTTTCGATGTGGATTTATGCCACGCCGGCCATCACGAGCCACATCTATCACACCAGCGATACTACCTCAAAAATCTACAACGAAGGAGCCGACTGGGTGAACGTGTGCTTTTCCGTCTACAACGGCATTTCGGCGCTGGCGGCGCTGGCGCTGCCCGTTATTGCGCGCGCCACGAGCCGGCGCGTCACGCACCTGCTCTGCCTCACGGCGGGCGGCCTGGGGCTGATTTCCATCTACTTTATTCAAAACCCCCAGTTGTTGCTGCTATCGATGGTGGGTGTGGGCGTGGCCTGGGCCAGCATTCTGAGCATTCCCTACGCCATGCTGGCCGGCGCGCTGCCGTCGAATAAAATGGGCTACTACATGGGCGTGTTCAACTTCTTCATCGTGCTGCCCCAGATGCTGGCCAGCGTCACGCTGGGTTTCTTCACAAAGCATCTGTTTCACAACGACTCCTCGCTCACGCTCGTGCTCGGCGGCGGCTCGATGATACTTTCGGGCCTACTCACCCTGCGCGTGCACGACGCCGACGACATTCGCCTCCCCAACAACATGACGCCCGCCGAAAACCTGGCCTACGACGTGCTGGCCAGCAGTAACCCGAACGTATAG